Proteins from one Pseudodesulfovibrio hydrargyri genomic window:
- a CDS encoding ATP-dependent helicase, producing the protein MIIDFENELNEAQREAVTATEGPVLVIAGAGSGKTRTIVYRLAHLVNQGVDPAQILLLTFTRKAAQEMLARAETILGRPLHGTSGGTFHSFAYATLRRNATDIGFDSGFTLMDRADSENICKEVRDLLKLGKGDRSYPKKATLLDMITKSRNKELTIEAVMEREAYHLSPYLEDIQRIADGYAQFKREHALVDYDDLLFLLDELLAGNEPLRNQLQARYRYIMVDEYQDTNLVQARIVKHLAGTKGNVMAVGDDAQSIYAFRGANVANILEFPRIFEGAKVIRLEKNYRSVQPILDLTNEILKGATTKFDKHLYSDLKSDKLPQVVHPLSDQTQARLVVDQILELGRKHMLHDVAVLFRAGYQSFPLEVALTRIGIDYQKFGGIRFHEAAHVKDVLSYIRLILNPHDLLAWQRAMEHIKGVGPKTVAKIYQAMHSGDKKYMAKMVKKHEPLKELLTELDRLRSGPMKPSTILEAVLAFYQPILIEKYPDDYPKRQAGLEQLSQIAASYQDMEQFIGDLSLDGDPDEEKRKENAVVLSTVHSAKGLEWAAVIIIDLVEDRFPSRKAMQRAEDLEEERRLMYVACTRAKEELRLFVPGSVYNRASGMSDPTLPSPFVLELPDTVFERLNESYGGNLETRRRSVYTLPDPAVPLADGDKADDAAPARPKVAPSKLGFCRHKIFGKGKIVAQLEPNKYRVNFPGFGLKVIIGDYLELL; encoded by the coding sequence ATGATCATCGACTTCGAAAACGAACTGAACGAGGCCCAGCGCGAAGCCGTGACCGCCACCGAGGGGCCGGTGCTGGTCATCGCCGGGGCCGGCTCGGGCAAGACCCGAACCATCGTCTACCGGCTGGCCCATCTGGTGAACCAGGGCGTGGACCCGGCCCAGATCCTGCTCCTGACCTTCACCCGCAAGGCCGCCCAAGAGATGCTCGCCCGGGCCGAGACCATCCTCGGCCGCCCCCTGCACGGGACCTCGGGCGGAACCTTCCACTCCTTCGCCTACGCCACCCTGCGGCGCAACGCCACGGACATCGGCTTCGATTCCGGCTTCACCCTCATGGACCGGGCGGACAGCGAAAACATCTGCAAGGAGGTCCGGGACCTGCTCAAGCTCGGCAAGGGCGACCGTTCCTATCCCAAGAAGGCCACCCTGCTGGACATGATCACCAAGTCCCGGAACAAGGAGTTGACCATCGAGGCGGTCATGGAGCGCGAGGCGTACCACCTGAGCCCCTACCTGGAGGATATCCAGCGCATCGCCGACGGCTACGCCCAGTTCAAGCGCGAGCACGCCCTGGTGGACTACGACGACCTGCTCTTCCTCCTGGACGAGCTGCTGGCGGGGAACGAGCCGCTCAGAAACCAGCTCCAGGCCCGCTACCGCTACATCATGGTCGACGAGTACCAGGACACCAACCTGGTCCAGGCGCGCATCGTCAAACACCTGGCCGGGACCAAGGGCAACGTCATGGCCGTGGGCGACGACGCCCAGTCCATCTACGCCTTTCGCGGGGCCAACGTGGCCAACATTCTGGAATTTCCGAGGATATTCGAAGGGGCCAAGGTCATCCGACTGGAGAAGAACTACCGTTCGGTGCAGCCCATCCTGGACCTGACCAACGAAATCCTCAAGGGCGCGACCACCAAGTTCGACAAGCACCTGTACTCGGACCTCAAGAGCGACAAGCTGCCCCAGGTGGTCCACCCCCTGAGCGACCAGACCCAGGCCCGGCTGGTGGTGGACCAGATCCTGGAACTGGGCCGCAAGCACATGCTGCACGACGTGGCCGTGCTCTTCCGCGCGGGCTACCAGTCCTTTCCGCTGGAAGTGGCGCTGACGCGCATCGGCATCGACTACCAGAAGTTCGGGGGCATCCGCTTCCACGAGGCCGCCCACGTCAAGGACGTGCTCTCCTACATACGGCTGATCCTCAACCCCCACGACCTGCTCGCCTGGCAGCGGGCCATGGAACACATCAAGGGCGTGGGCCCCAAGACCGTGGCCAAGATCTACCAGGCCATGCATTCGGGCGACAAGAAGTACATGGCCAAGATGGTCAAGAAGCACGAGCCGTTGAAGGAACTGCTGACCGAACTGGACCGGCTGCGCTCCGGGCCCATGAAACCGTCCACCATCCTCGAGGCCGTGCTCGCCTTCTACCAGCCCATCCTCATCGAGAAATACCCGGACGACTACCCCAAGCGCCAGGCCGGGCTGGAACAGCTCAGCCAGATCGCGGCGAGCTACCAGGACATGGAGCAGTTCATCGGCGACCTGTCCCTGGACGGCGACCCTGACGAGGAAAAGCGCAAGGAAAACGCGGTGGTCCTGTCCACGGTCCATTCGGCCAAGGGGCTCGAATGGGCGGCGGTGATCATCATCGACCTGGTGGAGGACCGCTTCCCGTCGCGCAAGGCCATGCAGCGGGCCGAGGATTTGGAGGAGGAACGCCGCCTGATGTACGTGGCCTGCACCCGGGCCAAGGAGGAGCTCAGGCTGTTCGTGCCCGGCTCGGTCTACAACCGGGCCAGCGGCATGTCCGACCCGACCCTGCCCAGCCCGTTCGTGCTGGAGCTGCCCGACACGGTCTTCGAGCGGCTGAACGAGTCCTACGGCGGCAACCTGGAGACCCGGCGGCGGTCCGTGTACACCCTGCCCGATCCGGCCGTGCCCTTGGCTGACGGCGACAAGGCGGACGATGCCGCCCCCGCACGGCCCAAGGTCGCCCCGTCCAAACTCGGGTTCTGCAGACACAAGATTTTCGGCAAGGGCAAGATCGTCGCCCAACTGGAACCGAACAAATACAGGGTCAACTTCCCCGGGTTCGGCCTCAAGGTCATCATCGGGGACTATCTGGAACTGCTCTGA